GAAGCCGCCGGGCAGGGCCGTCAGACCCGAGTACGGCTCCTCGCCGCGCCGGATCAGCAGCGCGGACAGCCGGGACTCGCGCACGGTGAGAACCACCAGGTCCACCGTGACGGCGAACGCCGGGAACCGCGCCGGATCGTAGAGCTCGGACTCGGTCATGCCGGTCATCCTATATCGTCCTACTGACGATAACTAGGCCGGCCGGATCCGCGCCAAGCACCCGAGGTTCCAGGCGGCGGCTCCACACGGCAGCCCCACGGGGCAGCTCGATGAGAGCCGCCACGCCGAACCAGCGTGCCAACCGTCCCGGTTCTCCGCTTCCGCCACTGATTTCCACGTACCAGGCTTCGAGTTCGCCCTGCGGCTCGACTTCGCCCGTCGCTTTTCCCCTTTCGGATAGCCGGTCCCTGCTCTACATCACCCCCTCACCCCTTTCCGCCTTCTTCGTCCGACATCCCGGCGAGCCGCTGCGCCGTGCCGTGGGACGCGACCCGCACCAGCGCCGGGCCGACGCCGCGAGCCAGCCCCGTCTGGATCAGCACGGCCAGTGAGTAGTCGGGCACCGCGGCCAGCGCGCGCTCCAACGTCAGCGACGCCCAGGCTCCCCAGCCCAGCGCCCACGACGCCCATGCCGCCAGTGAGTAACCCGCGGCCGCCTGCTCCGCGGTGACCGCCCGGCGCGCCAGCTCCACGGAGAGCGCGACCGCCTGACCGGCCCGCTCGGTCGCGCACCAGGTCGCCAGATAGTCGCGCACGCGCACGTCGGTGATACCGAGCAGCAGCTTCGCCGCGACCTCGTCCGCCAACTGCCAGCCCGGGCCCTCCACCTCGCCGCCGAGCCGGTCGGCCAGCTGCCACAGCGCCCGCACCTCGGTCCAGTCGAGCGTCACGGGCTGGCTCGGGTCGATGGGTTCCGGCTCAGGCTGCTCGGAGCGCCCGTCGTGCGACAGCAGGACCCCGTTCAACGCCGGCCAGGCGGGGAAGCTGATGTCGCCTACGCGCGTGGGCGCGAGAACCGTGCCGCGGCTCGGCACCAGCACGGCGCCGGAACGGGGACTCGAGCCGGAACTGGAGCCGGAGCCGGCACTGGAGCCGGATTCGGAGCCGGACTCGGAGTCGCGGGGGTCCCGGTCGTGCACGGCCTCGCGCTGGCGGATCACCACGGCGCCGAACGGCTTGCGCCCCTCCACCTGCGTACGGTCGGACTCCCGGATGCACTCCGCCAGCTGAGTGCGCTCCGCCATTCGGGTAGCTTCACCCGTTTGGACGCAGTCGACGATCTGGACGCACTCCTCCGCCCGGAAGTGCACCGCCACCGGCTCTTGCTCTTCTCGCTCCCCTCCCTCCTCTCCCGCGGCTTCCGCCAGCCGCGCGCGCCTACGCTCCCGGGCACGCTCGTCGGCGAGGGCGACGCAGGCGGCGCGCGTTCGCTCGACCGTGTCGGTCGGATACGGCTGGAGGCTCGCCGCCAGGGCCGCCCGGCTCGGCAGGATGACCAGCCCCGAGTACGCGCTGAGCGCCGCCACCTCCGACGCGGCCGGGTCGATCGCGGTGCCCTCCATCGGGCAGCAGTCCGGCTTCTCGCACAGGAACGACCACCACCGCCCGCCCGCGATGAACAACGAGTCCAGCGGGCGCGGGCCGAGCTGGCGGAACTGGGCGCACAGCAGTGTGGACAGCCGCTGGTGCATCCCGGGAATGGCCGGCGCGCCGAAGCGCGGGTAGATCAGGATCAGCGACTCCACCGCCCCCTCGTCCATCATCCGCTCCGCCGCCCACCGGGCGAACCGCGACG
This genomic window from Actinospica robiniae DSM 44927 contains:
- a CDS encoding DUF4192 domain-containing protein translates to MNEWTLAEELPDVVADRFEGFQIAAGPATPGLELGQVTVRLSSPGEVAAAVPHFFGFAPDYSVVLLGLTPHGLGGRAALCHGMRVDLDVVERHPSRFARWAAERMMDEGAVESLILIYPRFGAPAIPGMHQRLSTLLCAQFRQLGPRPLDSLFIAGGRWWSFLCEKPDCCPMEGTAIDPAASEVAALSAYSGLVILPSRAALAASLQPYPTDTVERTRAACVALADERARERRRARLAEAAGEEGGEREEQEPVAVHFRAEECVQIVDCVQTGEATRMAERTQLAECIRESDRTQVEGRKPFGAVVIRQREAVHDRDPRDSESGSESGSSAGSGSSSGSSPRSGAVLVPSRGTVLAPTRVGDISFPAWPALNGVLLSHDGRSEQPEPEPIDPSQPVTLDWTEVRALWQLADRLGGEVEGPGWQLADEVAAKLLLGITDVRVRDYLATWCATERAGQAVALSVELARRAVTAEQAAAGYSLAAWASWALGWGAWASLTLERALAAVPDYSLAVLIQTGLARGVGPALVRVASHGTAQRLAGMSDEEGGKG